The Paenibacillus sp. FSL H7-0357 nucleotide sequence ATGTTTTTAATAATGTAGGAATAATATTACACATAGAGGAGAAAAAATTTGACGATCGATGTATCATTTGAACAGTTTGAAGACATATGGACAGACTCCCCAGATGTAATTTTAGATACGAATTGTTTTCTTGAAATACATAGGAAGTCAACTTCTGATCAGGAAGCTATATTGTCCATCCTAAGAGGTGTCGAAAGATCTGTATGGATTCCCGCCCAGGTTAAAGAAGAATATATGAAAAATTACCGCCATGTAAAAAAAACAGCGGAAGAAAAGTATAGCGAGGTTACCAAACAAATAAAGCAAGCTACTGTAAATGCCCGAAACTCTCTAGAAAAACAGTTCATCCAATATAAAGGCAATAATTACCCTAAAATCAATGAACTAAATGCTTTTATTCTAGCAAAATTATCCGAAGTCGATGAAGAAGCAGCTAACTATCAAACGGTAATTCAGGCTGAAATTCAAAAGAATAAGCTAATGCTGGAAAATGACAAAACAACAGAATTTTTAGAGGACATCGAAGTATCCGACAGAGTCGGTGCCCCTTTCACGTATCGGCAAAAAATTAATATATACACTGAAGGCAGTACTCGTTATCAGCATAAGATTCCGCCTGGTTATGAGGATAACAGCAAACGAAAAAATGACGAAACGAGTCTGGAGAAATATGGTGATCTGCTGATTTGGAAACAAACTCTTCATCATGCGGAGTCATCAGAGAAATCCGTCATTTTCATTACTAACGACGCAAAGGAAGACTGGTGGCTTCTCGATAGCGACAGAAAGCCAATTGAACCACGCAAAGAATTACTTGATGAGTTTGGGGAATATAGTGAAAATTCATTTATTATGTTGAACTTATCAATGTTTATTCAATATGTAAATCAACTTTATGGATATACAGATTCACGGTGGATCAAACTTCGAATGGAGCAGCAAGAATTTGCTCTTCAATGCATTGAACTTAGTGGTGGCTGGGATGTAATTTTGGATGAGCGAATGGCTCTTACCCTCTACCTCATTCATAGTGGTGACTTACAGGATTATTTGGATAATCCGTTATCGGATGTTGAAATTTTGGAATATCTGGATTATGACATCGACATAGAGTCTTTCGATATAGATGAGGAAGATTCTAAAGTCATTATCGTAGGTTATTTTAATGCAAAGATTATTGTTCAAATATCGGAAAGTGCCTTCTCTGATTATGATATCGATCATCACAATCAAGAGATTATTATAACGGGTTGGATAAATATTAAATGTGCGGTAACATTTGAGGATCATAATTACACCATTCCAAGAGAATCAATTGATTTAAACATCGGTGGTTTTGAGGCAGTAGCAGTTTCCCGACAATATTATGAAGACGATAAAGAAACTGAGACGGAAGATCATTTACCATTTTAAAGAGGGTTCATTTTGTGTATATTTTAACCGCCCTCGCTACCAAGCTATGCGGCCACATTAGATCCATAGCAACGAGGCGAGTAAGACTTGTATAATAAAGTCTTACTCGCCTCTTTTCCAACAAATTAGTTCCGCTTTCCTTATTGAAGAACTTGCTTACGACAATCTGTACTTTCGTACGCACTTTCAATCGCTAATGGGTTGTAGCTGCTTATCATTTGATTCTTTTTACATAGATGATCTCCTATCCGTATGTCTACAGAGGCACCAATTCGGTCTCTGTTATGATAATTCGTTTAGTCATATCAGACACTCCATTTCTAGTGGCCTATTTCTCGCGTATAAATTCTCATTATTAAGATGGGGGTTAGTCATATTGTTATTAGACAAAATGAATTTAATCAAATAAAGTATTTATATTCATGCATCCCTTTTAATTGCGCCTCTTTTTTGAGATGTTATGTCGACATTAATCTTACGGCAGTGTCATCATAAGCTACGGTTTAAGGGCCTAATTCTTGTCCAGGAATGACAAAAACGACTCAGCATAATGCTAAGTCGTTTTTGTCATTCCTTCCATACTATATCTACTTTCTTCCATAAGACCTTTTTATAATGTCCTCTTTATCAATGTTTATTGCTTTTGAGTAGTACGGATCGATCGAAGTCAAGGGCGTCTTACGTGTCTTCGCGCCTCGCTTTAGCAGTTTTTCAATACTACTGAGCTTCTCAGCTTCTTTGAACGCTGTAATTGAAAGCACATATACCACTCCCTTCCCTTTATTTGATTATACTATGCATCAAGATCGTGATCAAACAACATTTGAACAAAATCCACGCCTAATTGGGTCACGTCAATATACTTCCCTTGATCATCCAATGTTATAACCATTATGCCTTGTTTTCCAATAATGGACTTCATTTTTATTGTCAAGTAAATCCTTTCAACTTTATCTAAGCCCGTAAATGATTGTTTTGAATAACTAAACTGGTAGAACATTTTATCATATAATATTCCTCTTAAAATCCCTGTTCTTCTAGAGCTTTTAAAAAGTTCAGTTTCAAGTTCATCATTTTCGACTAATGCTACCTTCTGCTTATTTTCAGTATCCTTCTCACCCAGCATATCCAGAATTAATATTTGCAGTCCAAAATTAATTATATGATTGCTTCTAATATCTTTGGGTTCTTTTATTTCTTCTAAACCTTCACCAATTTCAAAATACAGATCTATTAATTTTTTGTCATTATCCTCTGCTGTACCTCTATATTGGTAAGACCCATCTAAAAATTTTTTATGTAATTCAGAGGGCATATTATAATATTGTTGCTGTAATGCATTCATATTTTTATTTTCCATGATATAGCTTAGCTCATGATTCAATTTAATACTTGTATTATCCGCATCTCTTTGTAAGTAATAACTATAAAACTGTATTCCTACGATGGAAGGATGTAGCTCAGCAAATTGTTTTAACAGGTCAAATAAATACTCCATCTTTTTAAATTTATTGATATGACCAAACTCTTTCCATAATCCTTTTGTTTGATCCCTTAAATCATACTCTAGTTGATCATTTTTTCTTGATAAATTTGATATTTCATTATCTTTTAATTTAAGTGCATAGCTATGTTCGTTCTCTAATTTAGTTTTTATTTTCCTGTTACTAAATATAAAAAATTAAATGATTACTACGAACAAAAACATAATTAGTGTGATAGTGGCTCTTGATATTGAAAGTTCTTTTTTGAAGAATTCAGTAAATAAACTTACTGATATGGCTGCTGAAGGAATTATTATTATCCCCAAAAAATCATAAATATCATCAATTTTAGAACTTAAGAATGAGCGAGCTACTTTTAGTATGTTGGTATCCTTCACTAATTTTTCTCCTTCGTCCCTAATTTTCCTTCATTATATTTCTATATAGCATTTTAAACTTCTTCCAATATAATTACTAGAAAATATTATCATTGGGATATTACCGCGTGGCCAATGGCTTTTCGCCGCTGTTTTATAATTAGCACAGCAACACTGTTATATTGAAGAATATCCTTTTTAAAAATTTGTAAGTTTGTACGTAAATAATATCTGTTGATTCTTTGAATCGCTGTTGAGCTATAGCTATATATCATTCGATTTTTCTCACATAGATAATTCCCTATCCATATATACAGGGGTGCATTAACATTACACTTTAGTTCGGCGTCAATTGTGATGATTGAAAACTCTGCATTCGCTTTTTGATCGTTTCATAGCCTACTTTATTTAGTTGATTCATCACATACCCAAAACCGTTTTGTCATATCTTTATTGCATTTCTAACGGACTTCAGTTCGCGCATACGCCCTCGGCTTGCCCACCTTCAAAGACCTTATGTTATGAGAGAAAAAGGCTCTACAAAGCAAACAAGCACTTGGTAGCCACCAAGTGCTTGTTCTTTCAAAAGGTACTTTAAAACACTCAATTTTCGGTATAGAGCTATAGTATGAATTTCCTTACTTCGCGATATCTTTTATAAAAGTTTTCAGTTAAAAAGAGATCTAGTTTCTCTCCCTGCTCGCCTGATCTAGTCCCAATTGTAAATGCAGCCAACATGATAATACTGGTACTAATTAGTTTACTCGTCATATTTTCATCAAGGTGAACCTCCGAGTATCCCTTTGCTGCGATGTTTTTACGAACCACATTAATATCCCCTCGAAAACCAGGGGAATCTAATAAGTGAAAAAAGTGAGCCCTAACATTCGCTAATACTTCATATAGAGTTTCTTGTGAATATTCTCCCTTTTCAATTCTATTCCAAAACATGTTTAAGAACATATTCCAAATTTTTATGTACGCCACATTTATTTCTGCGGATTCAACACGAATTTCATCAGTTGATATAACTCTTAAAAAATCAAGAATTGATTTGCAATCTTCAAGTCTAAGATTTTGTTGTTGAATGTTCGGTATCGCTCTTTTTAAATAATCAAAAATTTCATCCATTTTACTTCCATCCTTTTATTTTTTTATTAGTGTTCAACCCCAAAGGGACCTACTGTACAACATTGTAGCTAACTCACGGTTGATAAATTGTGGATCATTTGAATGAAGTTGCTCTTTACATATTTTCCTTAAATAAAGTAAGCCCTCAACATATTGATTGCCTAACCCCGCTATATTTTCTAAAGCCCCTGAAAAAAATCCATAAAATTCCTGAAAGGACATATTTTCAAGTTCCTTAACACTTCCAAAACCATTTAATTTTTTATCGATAATACATTTATAAATGATTTCTTCTATATAACTCATAAATGAATCAAAAAAAATTTTATCTTTTTCAAACTCGTATGAAGTAAGATTTTGATTTCCAAGTGAACTATCAATTGATTGAGCATAATTAGGTTCTCGAAAAGTAGGGATTTGAAAAACTCGGTCAACAAATTTCTTGTAAAAATATGTAGATACCTGAAAAGCTTCGTATAAGCTTTGTTTAGCAAGATCAACAGAATTACTATTATTATTACTATTACTATTATGAATAGTTTTGTTTCCTCGTATTCTAATAGAATGAAGAAGTGTTAACACTTCATTGTCGAGATACCCTCCCCTCTCAAGTAGACTTAAATTCAGAAAAAGGCTATCTGATTTTTGCAAGTTTAAGTATTCAAAAATTATATTAACGATTTCTTCCCCTAGCTTCCGTAATTTATATAAACTAGTGTCTGCATCGTTAAAAATATTATGTTCAGCTAAATAACCCAACTCATACAATGACGGGTATGCATTTTTAATAAACGTAAAATTTGAAAACATAATTCCCCCCTTATTATTTCATCATTTTTTCTATGTCTTCAAGTATAAACAATATCATTATCTAAACAAGTAGAAATTTCATATTGGTTAAAAACCTGTTGAAGATTGTGAATACAATAATACTTTAGCTGAAACATCGGATAATTGTAATGGAAATCCAGGTCTGATTATACATGAGGCGCTCAGCCCTCATGACTTCGATAATCGCACTACGCATTTTGATGAATTGCTACCATTAGTATCGCGGAACTATAGGGGATGCAAAATTTAAACGTTGTGATTAACCAGCTTATCAAGAGGCGATATAATCCTAGACCGCTTTTGCGCTGTGAAGCGAGTTGACTATTGGAGTTACATTAATAAAGAAGGCATATTAATAGTACGTTATTACCTATTTCTTGGTGCACAATACTTTATAATGAAGAATATCCTTACGAACAAATTTTACGTTCGGACGCAATAATAACTATCGTTACTTTGAATCACTGATGATGAGCTAGAACTATGTATCATTTGATTTTTCTCACACATATGATTTCCTGACCATATGTTTACAGAACACCTATTAACATTGCGTTTTTTAATTCGACGTCTGTTGTAATGAATAGGTTAGTCATAAACAATTAAGATTTAGCTCCGTTTCTAAATCAAAATAAAAGCACCCTATTTTGGGTGCAATAAGAACTTTGTGTATTTAAATTGCCCTATGGCATTTCTTTCAGTTTTTTTTCTATAGTCTGAGCATCTATCAAAGCACTCTTTGACCACTTATCAATTTGCTTCAATGTATCTCTATAATCAGCTTCGACTCTTTTTCTTTTTAAACGATCACCCATATCCGCAATTTCACGCCCTCCATGACCCAATATCTCAAATGCTTTCCATATTGAACCATGTGTATCTTTTGCACTTCTCGTATCAGGTGACATACTTTTGTCTTCTAAATATATTGATGCTTTTTTATAAACACTATAATATGCACGGCTGACTGCTGCCCTTTTATTTTCTTCCCCTGATTCTTCAATCAATTTCTCGGCTAACCTCAAATATCTCAACCAGTCAAATGACATTTTATCATAGCTCCAAATCGATTATTATTTTACCTTGGGCAGCTTCTTTTTTGTAAAGCCAATAGTTTCTTACAAATTCATGTAATATTATCATGTCCTCTTCAATCGCTCGGCTTGAATAAATCAAAAAAAACAACTGTTCTTCTCCAGTTTCATAGTCCTCACGAAGTTCCAGTTTGTATGATGTATCGCCGAAATATTTTCTCGCCTCTGCATTTATATCAGTTATTAAATCATTTAGATATTCATGGTTTTCTAAGAATCGCACAATTTCTATAGGATTCTCCAAGTTAATGTCTTTTAACGTGGAGTCAGGTGTATAACTAGCTAATTTTAATAAATACTCTCCAATTCCCAGCAGTTCTTCCTGACTTATTACGGATATGTTTATTCTAGGCATGGCTAATAAAAAATTACTAATGATCTTAGCCAACTCTTTTGCTGTATCTGGACGTAATTCATGAACCACATTTTCAATTACATTTTGCTTTTCTTCATTTGTCATCATGTAAATCACCTCTACACCCCCAGTATAGCATATGCATTTCATTTACAACAATTGCATTTAATACATTATTATCCTTTTGTCATTCAAAAAATATACAGTGGAACATGATCCACTTAACTGTTAAAACTACCTATACACTAAATCCATTTCCTAAACTTGAATTGCCTTTTAAAGTTCTTCTCTAATACAACAACCTTCGTGTATTCTTCCAGCTCCTAATAATCAAATACCTCAATTGTAACTATGCCAATCTAAAAATTCACAATCAACATTTTCACATGTCAGGAGCAATCTGACTATTGTTATTGAAGAACGACCTTCCGAACAATTTGTACGTTCGGACGCAAATAATAACTATCGTTATTTTGAATCGCCGATAAGCTGTAGCTGCTTATCTTTTGGTTTTTCTCACAGATGAGTCCTCATCCATATGTCTACAGGGGCATCGATTCGACGTCGGTTGTGATGATTCGTTTAGTCATACTATCCCCTTATTTTAATAAGCTCTCCTCGCGTATAAGCACTTCTACTTCCCCCATTAAAAACATTTATGTATACCTCATTCTCAGTCTAAAAACCGAAAAAAAATTCATTTTTATATTTCCAAAATGAATCATATGTTCGTTAGTCAATTATTGTTTCCATATTTCATCTATCCCCATTTTGCGGATAAATCCATGGGAACATGTGTACTTTCCGTTAATATTCTGTGGACAAGCTGTTAATAGAAAAACATGTTTACAAACACAATATATTGGGTTATTCTTTATTCACAAGCACAATATACAGAAATGGAGGTGTCCATAATGGCAAAACCTAGTTCTCAAAAAACTTCAAGTCCTAAGATGTCGACTGTCGCTTCGAAAGCTCTACAAACCAAACAAACAAGTAAATTAACCAAGTCTTTAGCTGCCAGCGTCCTCTCCCAATCCAAATAATGTTAAATGCCAAATCAAGGAGTGATTCTATGAGCAAAACATTCAAAATTAGAGTCGACGGATTGAAGTCACAAACCAAAAATGATCTAAAAAGGTTTGAACGCGAAATCTCACGTGAAGTAAACAAGCAATTTGATAAATTAATCAAAAGAATAAAGTAAGCATCATAACCTACATTTCTCCTCCTTCAGATGCGGGTACATCTGAAGGAGAACTCTTAACTCCCAGGTAACACCAACTAATTAATTCTCGGTCTTTTACTGTCGAGTTAATTCCCTCTCGAATCACATACGCCTTATCTCCAAGAGTGGTTCTTTATCATATATCCATACTCTTCTTTTCGAAAATAACCATAGCTTCTACACATAAGGTTTATCATACAAAAATAATTGTAAAGGTGTGATCCAGATGGTGAAAATAACTGGCTTTAAAGAATTAAACAGCAGATTGAAAGAAATAAGTAAAGGTGCTCAGGAACTTGGTGTTCAAAATCAAATGTCCTTTGAGGAGCTCTTCCCAGATTCCTTTATTCAGAAACATACCCCGTCTGAAAATATTTCTGCCTTTCTAGAAGGCGTTGGTGTTAAAAAGAAAGAAGATTTCGAGGCACTACCTCAGGAAGAATTAGAGAGCTATGTTCGTTCTACGACGAAATTTACGACTTTTCATGAAATGTCCCAGGCTGCTCTTGCTGAAGTGGTATATAAAAAATTAGGCTTTTAGTTTTACAGTTAGACAAGCCCCTGCATAGAAGCAAGGGCTTGTCTACTTAATAGTGACCTTACCTTAGACAATATAATAATGGATCATAATGTGGTCCATCCTCTAGACATTAATGAATAGCATTGCACTTGATTTACATATAGAAATAATGAACAAGAATAAAATAGAAGTGGCAGTTGAAAATATTCATCACGCTTTCTAGGAGGGCGAGTGTTTCATGCAAAAGGCAATCATGGTTCATTTTTTTAACGATAAAAGTTTCAAAAGAAAATAAAGTATTAGACTAGCGGTAGCTTCATTAAGTTAACGGGCAGGATACTTCCAATATGTGTTAATATAAGCTTGTTATAGAGTGGAAAATTGAAAAAGTGGACTAAGGAGTGCCTCTCATGACATCAGTCACACAAAGAATTGCACAAATCAAGCAACCTCCATTCAAACGAACTGCACTTATCTTCTTCAAAAGCTTCTATTCAACGAACCAATCGTCTTCTAAATGAATATTTATTGAATCAATATCACTTTTCACCTTTTTGATTATTGTTGGTCCTGAAGGCCACAAATTAATTTGATTTTGAATATAATTCCCTACCCCCATAGCAAATTGCAAATGAACTTTTCTCTCACTTCTTTCCTTTTCCGTAACAGTACAAGAATCTCCATAACTGATTATTGGAATCTCAAGTAGAGTTTCCTCTCTACTTTTAATTTCCACCTTATAGATTATAATGGGGAACTCATCAATATCGGCCGACACTTCAACTTTTGCTATCAATTCAATCATTTCACAGTTTTTCACTACCTCAAATGGCAATGTATAATTAAGCACATACACAAACAACACCTCCCTTTATGATATTAGTTATATAACATTTTTTTCCTTTGGGAGGATTCTAATATGATATTAAACCCTGGTTTAGAGGTGCATATCAATAATGTCAAACAAAATTTAAGTAAAATTCTAGACAATAATTTGGAGATAAAAAATTAATGTCTATGATTCTGCACACCAATATATATTTTATTACGGTGGTTCAATTGAGATAGACATTTGGCTACATGAAGCTACTAATAAGCTGCATTATGCTTCTTATACAACGCTAACTGTGCCTACTCTATTCATTTCTATTATTAGGATCACTCCATCTAGGCAGGGTCTTGGCTCTACGGTTCTTAATGAATTTATAAACTTTTCTAAAGTTATTGGTATTGGACGTATATCGGCAGTCGCGGAGAATTCATTTTCTGAAAACTTCTTTAAAAAGAACGGTTTTATCAAGCAAAATGTGAATAATGTTTATTCAATAGAAATTATATAAAAAGGAGTAGAATTACAAATGATACATGTACCATCAAGCTTAACTTTTTCACTTTCAGGGATAAGTAAATGGCTCGATTGAGCAGTTATGATAGGGATAACCAATGTCCGTGAGTAAGGTATTGAAAGAACTATAGAGCTATGACAATAGACTGCCGAAAAAAACAGCAGACTATTCCGCTAACGGGCAGGTTTGTTTAAGAATACATTTGGATAAAGTGGGAGATATTACTGGAAACTTCTCCAGATGGGCGGTTATTATGAAAAAATTACTGATATCGTTATTGGCTATACTTATCTTTTCAACTATTTCAGTAGAGGCTGCGCCTGAATATGCAAAATGGGGTAAAATTGCAGTAGAGGAAACACAAAAACGATACAACGCAGACATAATTGATTATAAGCACATCGGTCGTACTGAACTAGCACCAAAAAAGTCTGAAGAGAAATTCAAACTATGGATTAGAAACAAAGCAGGTAACGAGTTTGGGGTCTTTGTATCAATCCAATTTGACCCATCAACTGATACAATCCAATCGATTCAGTTTTCTGAAACTAATCGTTAGAATTAATAAATCTCTCTATTTTCGTTAACGGGACACTATAGCTCAATAACACCACAACGAAGCTGCCGACATGAATCGGCAGCTTCGTTGTGCTAACGGACAAAATTGCTAAACAAATCCTCCGATGATAAAGACACCATTCTTGGGCAACCCTACACGAATAAACGCATTCGGGGGTGTTAATGGTGGTTCTGAAAAAGCTGGTCTTAATTTTGTTCTTAACAACAATATCGTTGTTAAATCCTATAATAGCTTTTGCAAATATTAGATTGGATCAATTAAAAAGTGCAACGGATTTTAAGCTGTTTACCCCATATTACTCCTTAACGAGTTGGAAGCTTGAAATCAAGGAACCGTATCCTCTTGATACTGACCGACTAATTACGAAGGTTAGACTCCATTACTTCGATAAATCGGGAAGAACGTATATGTTTGGGATAGAACAGCATAAAGCAATAGAATACAAAAGCAAGCGATCTGAAACAATAATCGATGTTCGTAGTAAAACAAGTGAGACCAGAGTTATAGAAGAGAATTTTAAATTTAATACGAGTGGTGAAATTGTTAAATTGAACGGAATTGAAGCTAGATTTGATCATGGAACACTAGGGGGATGTTTGCGGTGGTTGCAAGATGGTACTTACATTGAGATGGATAGCTTTCGATTGTCTAGGAAGCAGATGGTTTTATTGGCGAAATCGATGATTGAATTGAACTAACGGGTAACGCTAGCTTAACCTAAAACGAAGGCAGGCAGTCATCAGGACCGCTTCCTTTGTTTACTACATTCAAGTTTTCGGAAAAAATCTAACTAGTTTACAGCCAAGTTCTTCCTTGTTAATTATTCCTGATTCGATTATAATTCTACTGGAGTGGTAAATTTCTAGAGCGCAATCAAGAACTTGACTGAGAACAGCATTTAATCCTACAAACCTTTAGAGACTACTTATACTTCAGAAACTACTTATACCTTCAGAAACTACTTATACTTCAGAAACTACTTATACCTTCAGAAACTACTTATACCTTTAGAAACTACCTATACCTTCAGAAACTACTTATACCTTCAGAAATTACTTATACCTTCAGAAACTACCTATACTTTAGAAATTACTTATACCTTCAGAAACTACCTATACTTTATAAATTACTTATACTCCAGAAATTCCCTATACCTTCAGAAATTACTTATACTTCAGAAACTACTTATACTTCAGAAACTACTTATACTTCAGAAACTACTTATACTTCAGAAACTACTTATACTTCAGAAACTACTTATACTTCAGAAACTACTTATACTTCAGAAACTACTTATACTTCAGAAACTACCTATACCTTTAGAATCTACGTATACCATTAGAATCACTACTTGTGAATGTAATTATAACTCTTGAATTATCTTGTGAACCTATATCCTATAAGAACATAAATATTTGCTGATTCTAGAAATGGTTCTTGTTTCCTCCAGTTGCCACTCCAATAAACTCTTGGAGGAAAACACATGAAAAAGTTTTATAGAACTTTCAAATATATGGCTAGTAAACCTATTTATTGGGTTAAGTTCACTACCCGTCTTATTATCGGTGTTCTCATAGCTGTCATCAGAAGGTTTATTCTTGATTATCTGTAAAAAAGGGGCTCAGCCCCTTTTTTTGTTGAGCTTATGCTGAAAAACTTTCACTAAAGTCAAAGGGTCACTTAGATACACATTATATAAAATAAAGTATTAGACTGGCAGTGCTACATTAAGCTAACGTGCAGGTTAGTTGAACAAGATAAGTGGAGTTTTATCTCGCATTTGACGCATACTGTGCAGTAAGGAAGGGATAGAACGGTGAGAAAACTCTGCATATCGCGGCAGCCCTGAACTAAAGAATAAGGATGGACTGCCGCTGTTATTTTAAACTATGTTTCCCGTTTATTCAGCGAGAGAAATAACATCATTTGTTTAATGGTTCGCCATAGAATATATGAAAATGAAGATGTTTTGAGTCTTGGTACTCCCCCAAATTAGTCAGCACCCTGCAAGCACCATACTCAGACTGCACTTGGGATGCCACCATTTTTACAACGTCCATCAACTCAATTAAGAGATCGTTGTCGCTTTGTTCCAGTGTTAGAAGTGACGAGACGTGCTTCTTCGGAATCGTAACAATGTGA carries:
- a CDS encoding PIN-like domain-containing protein, with product MTIDVSFEQFEDIWTDSPDVILDTNCFLEIHRKSTSDQEAILSILRGVERSVWIPAQVKEEYMKNYRHVKKTAEEKYSEVTKQIKQATVNARNSLEKQFIQYKGNNYPKINELNAFILAKLSEVDEEAANYQTVIQAEIQKNKLMLENDKTTEFLEDIEVSDRVGAPFTYRQKINIYTEGSTRYQHKIPPGYEDNSKRKNDETSLEKYGDLLIWKQTLHHAESSEKSVIFITNDAKEDWWLLDSDRKPIEPRKELLDEFGEYSENSFIMLNLSMFIQYVNQLYGYTDSRWIKLRMEQQEFALQCIELSGGWDVILDERMALTLYLIHSGDLQDYLDNPLSDVEILEYLDYDIDIESFDIDEEDSKVIIVGYFNAKIIVQISESAFSDYDIDHHNQEIIITGWINIKCAVTFEDHNYTIPRESIDLNIGGFEAVAVSRQYYEDDKETETEDHLPF
- a CDS encoding DUF3889 domain-containing protein: MKKLLISLLAILIFSTISVEAAPEYAKWGKIAVEETQKRYNADIIDYKHIGRTELAPKKSEEKFKLWIRNKAGNEFGVFVSIQFDPSTDTIQSIQFSETNR
- a CDS encoding HIT domain-containing protein, with translation MLIEDFYCDEVLSGRTDVQKVFETDNVLAYHHTRPFYPVHIVTIPKKHVSSLLTLEQSDNDLLIELMDVVKMVASQVQSEYGACRVLTNLGEYQDSKHLHFHIFYGEPLNK